The following coding sequences lie in one Hyalangium ruber genomic window:
- the ftsA gene encoding cell division protein FtsA — MAKQKSGEIIVGLDIGTTKICAIVGELTDSGIDIIGIGTHPSKGLRKGVVVNIEATVASIRRAVEEAELMAGAEISHVYTGIAGGHIKGFNSQGIVAVKDKEVREADIARVIDAAKAVAIPLDREVIHVLPQEFIIDDQGGIKEPLGMAGVRLEAKVHIVTGAVSSAQNIVKCANRTGLNVSDIVLQPLASAEAVLGEEEKELGVCLVDIGGGTTDIAIFVGGSIVHTAVIALGGNNLTSDIAIGLRTPAHEAERIKQKFGCALSSMVNKDETIEVPSVGGRQPRVLGRQILCEILEPRVEEIFQLVHREIQKCGYEDLLASGVVITGGSTLLAGMPELAEEVLGLPVRRGMPRGIGGLVDVVKSPMYATGVGLVVYGARHLDRRMFRIREENVYKKVKGRMREWLEEIF, encoded by the coding sequence ATGGCGAAGCAGAAGTCTGGGGAGATCATCGTCGGCCTCGACATCGGCACGACGAAGATCTGCGCGATCGTCGGGGAGCTCACCGACAGCGGCATCGACATCATCGGGATCGGCACCCACCCCTCCAAGGGATTGCGCAAGGGCGTCGTGGTCAACATCGAGGCGACCGTGGCCTCCATCCGCCGCGCGGTGGAGGAGGCCGAGCTGATGGCCGGCGCGGAGATCTCCCACGTGTACACCGGCATCGCCGGTGGCCACATCAAGGGCTTCAACTCCCAGGGCATCGTCGCGGTGAAGGACAAGGAGGTCCGCGAGGCGGACATCGCCCGCGTCATCGACGCGGCCAAGGCGGTGGCCATTCCCCTGGACCGCGAGGTGATTCACGTCCTGCCCCAGGAGTTCATCATCGACGACCAGGGCGGAATCAAAGAGCCGCTCGGCATGGCGGGCGTGCGCCTGGAGGCCAAGGTCCACATCGTCACGGGCGCCGTCTCCAGCGCGCAGAACATCGTGAAGTGCGCCAACCGCACCGGCCTCAACGTCTCCGACATCGTCCTGCAGCCGCTGGCCTCCGCCGAGGCGGTGCTGGGCGAGGAGGAGAAGGAGCTGGGCGTGTGCCTGGTGGACATCGGCGGCGGCACCACCGACATCGCCATCTTCGTGGGCGGCTCCATCGTCCACACCGCCGTCATCGCCCTGGGCGGCAACAACCTCACCAGTGACATCGCCATCGGCCTGCGCACCCCGGCGCACGAGGCAGAGCGCATCAAGCAGAAGTTCGGGTGCGCGCTCTCTTCCATGGTGAACAAGGATGAGACCATCGAGGTGCCGAGCGTGGGCGGCCGCCAGCCGCGCGTGCTCGGCCGGCAGATCCTCTGCGAGATCCTCGAGCCGCGCGTGGAGGAGATCTTCCAGCTCGTCCACCGCGAGATCCAGAAGTGCGGCTACGAGGATCTGCTCGCCTCGGGCGTGGTGATCACCGGTGGCTCGACGCTGCTGGCGGGCATGCCGGAGCTGGCCGAAGAGGTGCTCGGACTGCCAGTGCGCCGCGGTATGCCTCGCGGTATCGGCGGCCTGGTAGACGTGGTGAAGAGCCCCATGTACGCGACCGGCGTGGGCCTGGTCGTCTACGGCGCTCGCCACCTCGACCGCCGCATGTTCCGGATTCGCGAAGAGAACGTGTACAAGAAGGTCAAAGGCCGCATGCGTGAGTGGCTGGAGGAAATTTTCTAG
- a CDS encoding cell division protein FtsQ/DivIB has product MAFGKSRNRRRQDTAQKKDAVKGAVRTHGASVGKGLLAAVLTAGLVWGGVEVRSWALSSPRFQLQEVSFTGLSRASRAELVRLSGLAPGQNLFAMDVATLERAMLQHPWVRGVEVTRHFPATVSVQVVEHAPAALVVLGDLYVLDDEGEPFKRVTPGDGLDLPLVTGVERDAYVKDPDGVRERMRAALAVAHSYAALKPGRHERLSEVRLEGAALALVTMAGQEVRMGEGDADAKLSRLARVRRELSTRGLSADVIHLDNRARPGWVAVKLSNSASERSGVSTR; this is encoded by the coding sequence ATGGCCTTTGGCAAGTCCCGAAATCGCCGCCGTCAGGACACCGCCCAGAAGAAGGACGCGGTGAAGGGCGCCGTGCGCACGCACGGGGCCTCGGTGGGCAAGGGGCTGTTGGCGGCGGTGCTGACCGCCGGGCTGGTGTGGGGTGGGGTGGAAGTGCGCAGCTGGGCGCTGTCGTCTCCGCGCTTCCAGCTTCAGGAGGTGAGCTTCACCGGCCTGTCGCGCGCCTCGCGCGCGGAGCTGGTGCGCCTGTCCGGCCTGGCGCCGGGACAGAACCTGTTCGCCATGGACGTGGCGACGCTCGAGCGGGCCATGCTCCAGCACCCGTGGGTGCGGGGCGTGGAGGTGACGCGGCACTTCCCGGCCACCGTCTCGGTGCAGGTGGTGGAGCACGCGCCGGCGGCGCTGGTGGTGCTGGGGGATTTGTACGTGCTGGACGATGAGGGCGAGCCCTTCAAGCGGGTGACTCCGGGCGATGGGTTGGACCTGCCGCTCGTCACCGGCGTGGAGCGCGACGCCTACGTGAAGGATCCCGACGGGGTGCGCGAGCGGATGCGCGCGGCGCTGGCGGTGGCGCACTCCTACGCGGCGCTCAAGCCGGGCCGCCACGAGCGGCTGTCCGAGGTGCGGCTGGAGGGCGCGGCGCTGGCGCTGGTGACGATGGCGGGGCAGGAAGTGCGGATGGGCGAGGGGGATGCGGACGCCAAGCTCTCGCGGCTGGCGCGCGTGCGGCGCGAGCTGAGCACGCGGGGACTGAGCGCGGATGTGATTCACCTGGACAACCGGGCTCGGCCCGGCTGGGTGGCAGTGAAGCTTTCGAACTCCGCCTCCGAGAGGAGCGGGGTCTCGACGCGGTAA
- the murG gene encoding undecaprenyldiphospho-muramoylpentapeptide beta-N-acetylglucosaminyltransferase, with the protein MKVLIAGGGTGGHLFPGIALAEEVVTRHHRNEVVFVGTERGLEAKVVPQAGFPLEFIRARGLKGKGLGQLIKGLLALPLAFIESFRILQKHKPDVVVGVGGYASGPVVMAAWLLGIPTAVQEQNALPGLTNKLLGKVVKVVFTAFDEARRFFPEGKVQLVGNPIRRKLMDNYLRSHVAHERFAILVFGGSLGAKGVNQRVVEALEHLVDLKDQIHFLHQTGKNDLEMVRKGYADKGFQAEVVEFIDDMSDAYARADLVVCRAGATTLAELTVCKKASILVPFPYATDNHQEVNARALVEAGAAVMFRESELTGQKLAEQIRLLKQEPARLKQMEKKAGLLGRPEASKELADVCVDLMVHAYGPNGRDRPAKAETQKDPGASKP; encoded by the coding sequence GTGAAGGTCCTCATCGCCGGTGGAGGAACGGGCGGGCACCTCTTTCCAGGCATCGCCTTGGCGGAAGAGGTGGTGACGCGCCACCACCGCAACGAGGTGGTCTTCGTGGGCACCGAGCGGGGCCTCGAGGCGAAGGTGGTGCCGCAGGCGGGCTTCCCGCTGGAGTTCATCCGGGCGCGCGGCCTCAAGGGCAAGGGCCTGGGTCAGCTCATCAAGGGCCTGCTGGCGCTGCCGCTGGCCTTCATCGAGTCCTTTCGCATCCTCCAGAAGCACAAGCCGGACGTGGTGGTGGGCGTGGGCGGCTATGCCAGCGGGCCGGTGGTGATGGCCGCTTGGCTGCTGGGCATCCCCACGGCGGTGCAGGAGCAGAACGCGCTGCCGGGGCTCACCAACAAGCTGCTCGGCAAGGTGGTGAAGGTGGTGTTCACCGCCTTCGATGAGGCGCGGCGCTTCTTCCCCGAGGGCAAGGTGCAGCTCGTGGGCAACCCCATCCGCCGCAAGCTGATGGACAACTACCTGCGCTCGCACGTGGCGCACGAGCGCTTCGCCATCCTCGTCTTCGGCGGCAGCCTGGGCGCCAAGGGCGTCAACCAGCGCGTGGTGGAGGCGCTGGAGCACCTCGTGGACCTGAAGGACCAGATCCACTTCCTGCACCAGACGGGCAAGAACGACCTGGAGATGGTGCGCAAGGGCTACGCGGACAAGGGCTTCCAGGCCGAGGTGGTGGAGTTCATCGACGATATGTCCGACGCCTACGCCAGGGCGGATCTCGTCGTGTGCCGGGCGGGCGCCACCACGCTGGCGGAGCTCACCGTGTGCAAGAAGGCCAGCATCCTCGTGCCCTTCCCGTACGCCACGGACAACCACCAGGAAGTGAACGCCCGGGCGCTGGTGGAGGCGGGCGCGGCGGTGATGTTCCGCGAGTCCGAGCTCACCGGGCAGAAGCTGGCCGAGCAGATCCGCCTCCTCAAGCAGGAGCCGGCGCGCCTCAAGCAGATGGAGAAGAAGGCGGGCCTGCTAGGCCGGCCCGAGGCGTCCAAGGAGCTGGCGGACGTGTGTGTGGACCTGATGGTGCATGCCTACGGGCCCAACGGGCGGGATCGTCCGGCGAAGGCCGAGACGCAGAAGGATCCAGGAGCGAGTAAGCCATGA
- the murD gene encoding UDP-N-acetylmuramoyl-L-alanine--D-glutamate ligase, which produces MSVSLSGQKVGVFGLAKSGVAAIRLLLAHGAQVTAIDARDEAALGEVARELASKGVTLALGPTPPGLLEAQSLLVVSPGVPLTLPELKAARAAGIPMWGEIELAWRLLSHVPLIGITGTNGKSTTTALTAELFAKGGGRTFVGGNLGRPLAEGALTPKDWDTLVVELSSFQLEGIDQMRPKGAAILNLTPDHLDRYESHEAYGAAKARIFLNQREGDFAVVNADDPHVMRLALQAKVPVYGFSLMGLPEPGGPKLAGLAVARPGGFRLDFLGEAFALTNRALRGSHNVQNAMAAAMLARLGGVPREAVQAGLDSYPGLPHRLESVRMLDGVEWVNDSKATNVDSVLVALRTFAGNLLLIAGGKGKGAPYEPMVEESRGKVKTVLTIGQDAPTLATAYEGEVTVEACGTLEAAVRRAHELAKPGDTVLLSPACASYDQFKNFEDRGDTFKRLVQAL; this is translated from the coding sequence TGGGGTGGCGGCCATCCGGCTGCTGCTCGCGCACGGAGCCCAGGTCACCGCGATCGACGCGCGCGACGAGGCCGCGCTGGGCGAGGTGGCCCGCGAGCTCGCGTCGAAGGGCGTCACGCTGGCGTTGGGGCCCACGCCGCCCGGGTTGCTGGAGGCGCAGTCCCTGCTGGTGGTGAGCCCCGGTGTGCCGCTGACGCTGCCGGAGCTGAAGGCCGCGCGCGCCGCGGGCATCCCCATGTGGGGCGAGATCGAGCTGGCCTGGCGCCTGCTCTCGCACGTGCCGCTCATCGGCATCACCGGCACCAACGGCAAGAGCACCACCACGGCGCTCACCGCAGAGCTGTTCGCCAAGGGCGGAGGCCGCACCTTCGTGGGCGGCAACCTCGGGCGACCGCTGGCCGAAGGCGCGCTGACTCCGAAGGACTGGGACACGCTGGTGGTGGAGCTGTCGAGCTTCCAGCTCGAGGGCATCGACCAGATGCGCCCCAAGGGCGCGGCCATCCTCAACCTCACGCCGGACCACCTGGACCGGTACGAGAGCCACGAGGCCTATGGCGCCGCCAAGGCGCGCATCTTCCTCAACCAGCGCGAGGGGGACTTCGCGGTGGTGAACGCGGACGACCCGCACGTCATGCGGCTGGCGCTCCAGGCGAAGGTGCCCGTGTACGGCTTCAGCCTCATGGGGCTGCCGGAGCCGGGAGGCCCGAAGCTTGCGGGGCTCGCGGTGGCGCGGCCGGGCGGCTTCCGCCTGGACTTCCTGGGCGAGGCGTTCGCGCTGACCAACCGGGCGCTGCGAGGCTCGCACAACGTGCAGAACGCCATGGCGGCGGCGATGCTGGCGCGGCTGGGCGGCGTGCCTCGCGAGGCGGTGCAGGCCGGGCTCGACAGCTACCCGGGCCTGCCCCACCGCTTGGAGAGCGTGCGGATGCTCGATGGCGTGGAGTGGGTGAACGACTCCAAGGCCACCAACGTGGACTCGGTGCTGGTGGCGTTGCGGACCTTCGCGGGCAACCTGCTGCTCATCGCGGGAGGCAAGGGGAAGGGCGCACCCTATGAGCCCATGGTGGAGGAGAGCCGGGGCAAGGTGAAGACGGTGCTCACCATCGGCCAGGACGCGCCCACCCTCGCCACCGCCTATGAGGGCGAGGTGACGGTGGAGGCGTGCGGCACGCTGGAGGCGGCCGTGCGCAGGGCACACGAGCTGGCGAAGCCCGGAGACACGGTGCTGCTGTCGCCGGCGTGCGCGTCGTACGATCAGTTCAAGAACTTCGAGGACCGGGGCGACACGTTCAAACGCCTCGTGCAGGCGCTCTGA
- the murC gene encoding UDP-N-acetylmuramate--L-alanine ligase — protein MTKAGGKPQSLFKTRHAAQVHFVGIGGIGMSGIAEVLLNLGYRVSGSDLKGSEITKRLAAMGATIYEGHKAQNLVQADVVVISSAVKKDNPEVVTARQRKIPVIPRAEMLAELMRLKYAVAVAGSHGKTTTTSMVATVLSAAGLDPTAVVGGKVNVLDSNAKLGKSELMVVEADESDGSFLKLHPAIAVVTNIDPEHMDHYGTLDVLQTAFVEFCNRVPFYGLNVLCLDHPNVQNLLPRLEKRVVTYGSSHMADYRLEGITLEGFTTRFTAFRRDEPLGEFRVRMVGAHNALNALAVIAVAEEMEIPLDTVRGALAEFGGVQRRFTVRGEVNGITVVDDYGHHPTEVMATLAGARRAFGRRVVVAFQPHRYTRTHDLMKEFATAFNDADVLFVTSVYAAGEERIPGATGDALAEAIRAHGHRDVTYVEKRVDVPAAVAPRLREGDIVLTLGAGDITQVGPDLLTLLGKSGVAKGG, from the coding sequence ATGACGAAGGCCGGCGGTAAGCCCCAGAGCCTCTTCAAGACGCGCCACGCGGCGCAGGTACACTTCGTGGGCATCGGCGGCATCGGCATGAGCGGCATCGCCGAGGTGCTGCTCAACCTGGGCTACCGGGTGTCGGGCTCCGACCTGAAGGGCAGTGAAATCACCAAGCGCCTGGCGGCCATGGGCGCCACCATCTACGAGGGCCACAAGGCGCAGAACCTCGTGCAGGCCGACGTGGTGGTCATCTCCTCGGCGGTGAAGAAGGACAACCCCGAGGTGGTGACGGCGCGCCAGCGGAAGATCCCCGTCATTCCGCGCGCGGAGATGCTCGCCGAGCTGATGCGCCTGAAGTACGCGGTGGCGGTGGCCGGCAGCCACGGGAAGACGACGACCACCTCCATGGTGGCCACGGTGCTCTCGGCGGCGGGGCTGGACCCGACGGCGGTGGTGGGCGGCAAGGTGAACGTGCTCGACTCCAACGCCAAGCTCGGCAAGAGCGAGCTGATGGTGGTGGAGGCGGACGAGAGCGACGGCAGCTTCCTCAAGCTGCACCCCGCCATCGCCGTGGTGACGAACATCGACCCGGAGCACATGGACCACTACGGGACGCTGGACGTGCTGCAGACGGCCTTCGTGGAGTTCTGCAACCGCGTGCCCTTCTACGGGCTCAACGTCCTGTGCCTGGACCACCCCAACGTGCAGAACCTGCTGCCCCGGCTGGAGAAGCGCGTCGTCACCTACGGCAGCTCGCACATGGCGGACTACCGGCTGGAGGGCATCACCCTCGAGGGCTTCACCACGCGCTTCACCGCCTTCCGGCGCGACGAGCCGCTGGGCGAGTTCCGCGTGCGCATGGTGGGCGCGCACAACGCGCTCAACGCGCTGGCCGTCATCGCCGTGGCCGAGGAGATGGAAATCCCCCTGGACACCGTGCGCGGGGCGCTGGCGGAGTTCGGCGGCGTGCAGCGGCGCTTCACCGTGCGCGGCGAGGTGAACGGCATCACCGTGGTGGATGACTACGGGCACCACCCCACCGAGGTGATGGCCACGCTTGCGGGCGCGCGGCGGGCCTTCGGGCGGCGCGTGGTGGTGGCCTTCCAGCCCCACCGCTACACGCGCACGCATGACCTGATGAAGGAGTTCGCCACCGCGTTCAACGACGCGGACGTGCTCTTTGTCACCAGCGTCTACGCGGCGGGCGAGGAGCGCATCCCCGGCGCCACGGGCGACGCGCTGGCCGAGGCCATCCGCGCCCACGGTCACAGGGACGTGACGTACGTGGAAAAGCGCGTGGACGTGCCCGCCGCAGTAGCGCCGCGCCTGCGCGAGGGCGACATCGTCCTCACGCTGGGCGCTGGCGACATCACCCAGGTGGGCCCGGACCTGCTGACCCTGCTGGGCAAGAGCGGAGTGGCCAAGGGCGGGTGA
- the murB gene encoding UDP-N-acetylmuramate dehydrogenase, whose protein sequence is MTSSLPERVALLGGCEVKASEPLAPLTSVRVGGPAEALVRPRSPEALVALLKLAREEGVPVTILGGGANTLVGDGGVKGLTLRLPGDLFPEVVEVGAEEGRLTLGAGAAIVRLINLMRANGLVGAEFLAGIPGTLGGAVSMNAGTKNGECFRVVEAVEVATAGGVEWLEKARIPHAYRHSELPPGSVVTRVRFRLPKGDLVASKQAMDKDLGYRKSTQPLSQPNFGSVFTNPPGDFAGRLIELVNLKGHTLGRAQVSTLHANWIVNLGGATARDVLGLITLMQERVRTETGVELKPEVKRVGEFLP, encoded by the coding sequence ATGACATCCTCCCTTCCGGAGCGGGTCGCGCTTTTGGGCGGCTGTGAGGTGAAGGCGAGCGAGCCGCTCGCGCCCCTCACCAGCGTCCGGGTGGGCGGCCCTGCGGAGGCGCTCGTTCGTCCGCGCAGCCCCGAGGCGCTCGTGGCGCTGCTGAAGCTGGCGCGTGAGGAGGGTGTCCCCGTCACCATCCTCGGCGGCGGAGCCAACACGCTGGTGGGCGACGGCGGCGTGAAGGGCCTCACCCTTCGCCTGCCAGGAGACCTCTTTCCCGAGGTGGTCGAGGTCGGCGCGGAGGAGGGGAGGCTCACGCTCGGTGCGGGCGCGGCCATCGTCCGGCTCATCAACCTGATGCGGGCCAACGGCCTGGTGGGCGCGGAGTTCCTCGCCGGCATCCCCGGCACGCTCGGCGGCGCGGTGTCCATGAACGCCGGCACCAAGAACGGCGAGTGCTTCCGTGTCGTGGAGGCCGTGGAGGTCGCCACCGCGGGCGGGGTGGAGTGGCTGGAGAAGGCGCGGATTCCGCATGCCTATCGGCACTCGGAGCTGCCCCCGGGCAGCGTGGTGACGCGGGTGCGCTTCCGACTGCCCAAGGGGGACCTGGTGGCCTCCAAGCAGGCCATGGACAAGGACCTGGGCTACCGCAAGAGCACCCAGCCCCTGAGCCAGCCCAACTTCGGCAGCGTCTTCACCAACCCGCCGGGTGACTTCGCCGGGCGCCTCATTGAGTTGGTAAACCTCAAGGGCCACACCTTGGGGCGCGCGCAGGTGTCCACGCTGCACGCCAATTGGATCGTCAACCTGGGCGGAGCCACCGCCCGCGACGTCCTCGGGCTCATCACCCTGATGCAGGAGCGGGTGCGGACCGAGACGGGCGTCGAGCTCAAACCCGAAGTCAAGCGAGTGGGAGAGTTCCTTCCGTGA
- the ftsW gene encoding putative lipid II flippase FtsW, whose product MKTTSAAPVRFDPLLLCAVLALVALGLVMVYSASAILAQDKQGDSLYFLKRQLMAAGMGVVAMAVAMKVGWRRLARLAWPLLIVTLILLVLVLIPGIGTTAGGARRWIRFPGFGLQPAEVAKFAWVVYLSYSLAKKREKVATFSVGFLPHLLLCGVLVALCMRQPDFGSSVLLVFLLFVLLFAAGTKLSYLVGSVLLALPLAYVAIASSPYRMKRVTAFLDPWAHRHDVGYQVAESLMSIGSGGLTGLGLGDGRQKLFFLPEAHTDFIFAIIGEELGLIGVTLLVALYAVVIWRGVRISLAAPETFGTYLGLGLTSIIAFQAAVNMCVAMGLLPTKGLTLPFVSYGGTSLLVLMGAAGVLLSLSANTQGAGNRATRVGSEMREVTA is encoded by the coding sequence ATGAAGACAACCTCCGCGGCGCCTGTCCGGTTCGATCCTCTCTTGCTGTGCGCCGTGCTGGCGCTCGTGGCGCTGGGGCTGGTGATGGTGTACTCGGCCAGCGCCATCCTCGCGCAGGACAAGCAGGGCGACAGCCTCTACTTCCTCAAGCGCCAGCTCATGGCCGCCGGCATGGGCGTGGTGGCCATGGCGGTGGCGATGAAGGTGGGCTGGCGGCGACTGGCGCGCCTGGCCTGGCCGCTACTCATTGTCACCCTCATCCTGCTGGTGCTGGTGCTGATTCCGGGAATCGGCACCACGGCGGGCGGCGCGCGGCGCTGGATTCGCTTCCCTGGCTTCGGCCTGCAGCCGGCCGAAGTGGCCAAGTTCGCCTGGGTCGTCTACCTCTCCTATTCGCTGGCCAAGAAGCGCGAAAAGGTGGCCACCTTCTCCGTGGGCTTCCTGCCCCACCTGCTGCTGTGTGGCGTGCTGGTGGCCCTGTGCATGCGCCAGCCGGACTTCGGCAGCTCCGTGCTGCTCGTGTTCCTGCTCTTCGTGCTGCTGTTCGCGGCGGGCACCAAGCTGAGCTACCTGGTGGGCTCGGTGCTGCTGGCGCTGCCGCTGGCGTACGTGGCCATCGCCTCCAGCCCCTACCGCATGAAGCGCGTGACGGCCTTCCTGGACCCATGGGCCCACCGGCATGACGTGGGCTACCAGGTGGCCGAGTCGCTCATGTCCATCGGCTCGGGTGGGCTCACCGGCCTGGGGTTGGGAGACGGGCGACAGAAGCTCTTCTTCCTGCCCGAGGCGCACACCGACTTCATCTTCGCCATCATCGGCGAGGAGCTGGGGCTCATCGGCGTGACGCTGCTGGTGGCGCTCTACGCCGTCGTCATCTGGCGCGGGGTGCGCATCAGCCTGGCGGCGCCGGAGACTTTCGGCACGTACCTGGGGCTGGGCCTCACCTCCATCATCGCCTTCCAGGCGGCGGTGAACATGTGCGTGGCCATGGGGCTGCTGCCCACGAAGGGGCTGACGCTTCCATTCGTCTCTTACGGAGGCACCTCGCTGCTGGTGCTGATGGGGGCGGCGGGGGTGCTGTTGTCACTGAGCGCGAACACACAGGGCGCGGGCAATCGAGCTACCCGCGTAGGCAGCGAGATGCGGGAGGTCACGGCGTGA
- a CDS encoding D-alanine--D-alanine ligase, with product MGGLSEERDVSLRTGAAVSKALRSLGYDVVDVDVGKDLPAKLAAEKVEVAWLALHGRYGEDGCIQGLLESLFVPYTGSGVLASALGMEKVFAKQMFTTHGIPTPPYKVFTEAQAARAAVDSLPFPFPVVVKPSREGSSVGVHVCKTKEAYLAAVDDASKYAGFLLVERFIKGREVQGAVLDDEALGVIEVVVAREFYDQEAKYKAGSGTQYLFPAPLPADQYARVNEVCLGAHKALGCRGASRSDVIVTEGGEVFVLETNTLPGMTETSLLPKIAAGRGIDFPTLCERILLGAALKA from the coding sequence ATGGGCGGCCTGTCCGAGGAGCGCGACGTCTCCCTGCGCACCGGCGCCGCGGTGTCCAAGGCGCTGCGCTCGCTCGGGTATGACGTGGTGGACGTCGACGTGGGCAAGGACCTGCCCGCGAAGCTCGCGGCCGAGAAGGTGGAGGTGGCCTGGCTGGCGCTCCACGGCCGCTACGGCGAGGACGGCTGCATCCAGGGCCTGCTCGAGTCCCTCTTCGTTCCCTACACCGGCAGCGGTGTGCTCGCCTCGGCGCTGGGCATGGAGAAGGTCTTCGCCAAGCAGATGTTCACCACCCACGGCATCCCCACGCCTCCTTATAAGGTGTTCACCGAGGCCCAGGCCGCCCGTGCGGCGGTCGACTCCCTGCCGTTCCCGTTCCCGGTGGTCGTGAAGCCCAGCCGCGAGGGCAGCAGCGTGGGCGTTCACGTCTGCAAGACGAAGGAGGCCTACCTGGCCGCCGTGGATGACGCCTCCAAGTACGCGGGCTTCCTCCTCGTCGAGCGCTTCATCAAGGGGCGCGAGGTGCAGGGCGCCGTGCTGGATGACGAGGCCCTGGGCGTCATCGAAGTGGTCGTCGCGCGGGAGTTCTACGACCAGGAGGCCAAGTACAAGGCCGGAAGTGGAACGCAGTATCTCTTCCCAGCACCCCTGCCCGCAGATCAGTATGCGCGGGTGAACGAGGTGTGCCTCGGCGCCCACAAGGCGCTGGGGTGCCGAGGGGCGTCGCGCTCCGACGTCATCGTCACCGAGGGAGGAGAAGTATTCGTGCTGGAGACCAACACGTTGCCGGGCATGACCGAGACCAGCCTGCTGCCGAAGATCGCCGCGGGGCGGGGTATCGACTTCCCAACGTTGTGCGAGCGGATTCTCCTCGGGGCCGCGCTCAAGGCCTGA